A single Mytilus trossulus isolate FHL-02 chromosome 12, PNRI_Mtr1.1.1.hap1, whole genome shotgun sequence DNA region contains:
- the LOC134692317 gene encoding steroid 17-alpha-hydroxylase/17,20 lyase-like translates to MIFKSKNRTKRNPPLVKGHVLVGNLFQMDYESMHRTIDKWSKIYGDVLEINILGQKLVSLNTSDAIRNAFLHEPAGTATSARPPTFFGKYALDNFSDTAFASPSKDWTNRRKLVYKLMHTYGEGIANMENQIKNSLEDMKLELTEEAGNSVDPAIIIEEFIMGTVEQLIVGRSFGSGSKLKKILREMDYNFNMLSNLGMDFLFGLFPFLRFFPLKHSKMLKEFEDQKNEMMNLLAKIAEDNPEHKGVYQNMMEEVTKTDKEGRPRLKVVNVKATMLNVVSAGYNTTRGTLLSLVHILATRPELQKLLQTEVDNVIGSDRKPTLRDRENCPLIESVLLETLRYISHVPLSVFHFTADDCEINGYNIQKGTTIIPNLWTAHRYNKDFEHPYMFVPDRFLDKSGNLVPATEPIRKSLMPFGVGKRSCIGEVFARSRMFLFLATLLQTASIEKPDNEIIAEFGLDDLNPGLVMQPKPFKIKFVMRQ, encoded by the exons ATGATATTCAAATCAAAGAACAGGACGAAAAGGAATCCTCCACTTGTTAAAGGTCATGTTTTAGTTGGTAATCTTTTCCAAATGGACTATGAAAGTATGCATCGTACAATAGACAAATGGAGCAAGATTTATGGAGATGTCTTGGAGATAAATATCCTTGGACAAAAGTTAGTAAGCCTCAATACTTCCGATGCAATTCGAAATGCATTTTTGCATGAACCTGCTGGTACTGCAACTTCTGCGAGACCTCCAACCTTTTTCGGAAAGTATGCCTTGGATAATTTTTCTGACACAGCTTTCGCTTCTCCAAGTAAAGACTGGACAAATCGTAGAAAACTAGTTTACAAACTGATGCATACATATGGTGAGGGCATTGCTAATATGGAAAACCAGATCAAAAATAGCTTAGAAGATATGAAATTGGAACTAACCGAAGAAGCTGGGAATTCTGTGGACCCGGCTATTATCATTGAAGAATTCATAATGGGTACAGTGGAACAGTTG ATCGTAGGTCGAAGTTTTGGAAGCGGTagtaaactgaaaaaaatcctACGAGAAATGGACTACAATTTTAATATGCTCAGTAATTTAGGCATGGATTTTTTGTTTGGATTGTTTCCATTCCTTCGATTTTTTCCGTTGAAGcattcaaaaatgttaaaagaattCGAAGATCAGAAGAACGAGATGATGAATTTACTTGCAAAGATAGCG GAAGACAATCCAGAACATAAGGGTGTGTATCAGAACATGATGGAGGAAGTAACAAAGACAGATAAAGAAGGAAGGCCACGACTGAAAGTAGTGAATGTAAAAGCAACTATGTTGAATGTAGTTTCAGCAG GgtataatacaacaagaggCACACTTCTTTCACTTGTTCACATCCTTGCAACACGACCGGAACTTCAAAAGTTACTACAGACAGAAGTTGACAATGTCATAGGATCTGACAGAAAACCAACTCTTCGTGACAGAGAAAATTGTCCGTTAATCGAATCTGTTCTATTAGAAACATTGCGATATATATCACACGTCCCATTATCAGTATTTCATTTTACTGCAGATGATTGTGAAATAAATGGTTACAATATACAGAAAGGAACAACT ATAATCCCAAACCTTTGGACTGCTCATCGTTATAATAAAGATTTTGAACATCCATATATGTTTGTTCCTGATCGATTTCTAGACAAATCTGGTAACTTGGTTCCAGCAACAGAACCGATCCGGAAAAG TTTGATGCCGTTTGGTGTGGGAAAAAGATCCTGTATTGGTGAGGTATTTGCCAGATCAAGAATGTTCCTCTTTCTTGCAACCTTGTTGCAAACGGCTTCAATCGAAAAACCAGATAATGAAATTATTGCTGAGTTTGGGTTAGATGACCTGAATCCCGGTCTGGTGATGCAACCGAAGCCCTTTAAGATAAAATTCGTTATGCGACAGTGA